A single window of Pseudarthrobacter psychrotolerans DNA harbors:
- the merA gene encoding mercury(II) reductase translates to MTETAENEYDLAVIGSGGAAFAAAIRASGLGKRVAMVERGTIGGTCVNTGCVPSKALLAAAEARHVALDAGRFPGLGAADMPVDMPALVAGKQDLVEGMRAEKYLDLIADYGWNLHQGHASFTGSADDPLLDIALPDGLPKRIRAAHYVVATGSSPWSPAVEGLEETGYLNSTTAMELTEVPESLLVIGGGFVALEQAQLFARLGSKVTMLVRSRLASTEEPEAGQALAEVFADEGIRVVRRAVPEKVTRDAGGTVSVTATVAGGAREFKGTHLLVATGRRPVTAGLHLPDVGVVLGANGEIPVDDTLATGNPRIWAAGDVTGHPEFVYVAAAHGALAVENAFTAGARKIDYRHLPRVAFTSPALAAVGMTDRQANQAGIACECRVLPLEYVPRALVNRDTRGFIKIVAEKATGRIVGITAVAKEAGDLAAAGVYILEGGLSVDQVAHLWAPYLTMAEGLKIAAQTYATDISRLSCCAS, encoded by the coding sequence ATGACTGAAACTGCCGAAAATGAGTACGACCTGGCTGTGATCGGTTCCGGCGGCGCGGCATTTGCTGCCGCGATACGGGCCAGCGGGCTGGGCAAGCGCGTGGCCATGGTGGAACGCGGCACTATCGGCGGGACGTGCGTGAACACCGGCTGCGTTCCTTCCAAGGCCCTGCTTGCCGCGGCAGAGGCCCGCCACGTGGCATTGGACGCGGGGCGCTTCCCCGGCCTGGGCGCCGCGGACATGCCCGTGGACATGCCAGCGCTGGTGGCCGGAAAACAGGACCTGGTGGAGGGGATGCGCGCAGAGAAGTATCTGGACCTGATCGCGGACTACGGCTGGAATCTGCACCAGGGCCATGCCTCGTTCACCGGCAGCGCGGACGATCCGTTGCTGGACATCGCCCTTCCCGACGGGCTGCCGAAACGGATCCGCGCCGCCCACTACGTGGTGGCCACCGGATCCTCGCCGTGGTCGCCAGCGGTGGAAGGGCTGGAAGAAACGGGATACCTGAACTCAACCACGGCGATGGAACTCACCGAGGTCCCTGAGTCCCTGCTGGTGATCGGCGGAGGATTCGTGGCGCTGGAACAGGCGCAGCTGTTCGCCCGGCTCGGCTCGAAGGTGACCATGCTGGTCCGCTCACGCCTGGCGTCCACCGAGGAACCCGAAGCCGGGCAGGCCCTCGCTGAGGTTTTCGCGGATGAAGGCATCCGGGTGGTCCGGCGTGCCGTGCCGGAAAAGGTGACGCGCGACGCCGGAGGTACGGTGAGCGTCACGGCCACCGTTGCAGGGGGCGCCAGGGAGTTCAAAGGCACTCATCTGCTCGTGGCCACCGGCCGGCGCCCTGTCACGGCAGGTCTGCACCTGCCGGATGTCGGCGTCGTACTTGGAGCGAATGGCGAGATCCCGGTTGATGACACTTTGGCAACCGGTAATCCCCGCATCTGGGCCGCGGGGGACGTCACAGGCCACCCGGAATTCGTCTATGTTGCCGCTGCCCACGGGGCCCTGGCAGTCGAGAACGCTTTCACCGCCGGCGCCCGGAAAATCGACTACCGGCATCTGCCTAGGGTCGCCTTCACCAGTCCCGCCCTGGCCGCGGTGGGCATGACCGACCGGCAGGCCAACCAGGCCGGAATCGCGTGCGAGTGCAGGGTGCTGCCGCTGGAATACGTCCCGCGCGCCCTGGTCAACAGAGACACCCGCGGCTTCATCAAGATCGTCGCCGAGAAAGCGACCGGCAGGATCGTGGGAATCACGGCGGTGGCCAAGGAAGCAGGAGACCTGGCCGCTGCGGGCGTCTATATCCTGGAAGGCGGCCTGAGCGTGGACCAGGTCGCCCACCTGTGGGCGCCGTACCTGACCATGGCAGAAGGCCTGAAAATTGCCGCGCAGACCTACGCTACGGACATCTCGCGGCTCTCCTGCTGCGCCTCGTAA
- a CDS encoding haloacid dehalogenase type II, whose protein sequence is MNSAPSVIVFDVNETLSDMSPMGDRFAEVGAPAPLAKLWFATLLRDGFALTAAGGNGAFAEIGAKALRGLLANAGIETDLDTAVEHVMAGMAGLGLHPDVPEGVRALRTAGYRLVTLTNGSAQVAEKLFGPAGIRDQFERLLSVEDAPGWKPARAAYDYAAGVCAVAPEQMLLVAVHPWDIHGAAQAGLGTAWINRTGGSYPGYFTAPDYTVASLEELPGELSASGA, encoded by the coding sequence ATGAACAGCGCACCGTCAGTCATCGTTTTCGACGTAAATGAAACGCTCTCAGACATGTCACCGATGGGGGACCGCTTTGCCGAAGTCGGAGCCCCTGCCCCATTGGCGAAACTTTGGTTCGCCACGCTGCTTCGCGACGGGTTCGCCCTCACTGCCGCCGGCGGCAACGGCGCCTTCGCCGAGATCGGTGCAAAGGCTCTGCGCGGGCTGCTCGCCAATGCGGGCATCGAGACGGACCTGGACACGGCGGTGGAACATGTCATGGCAGGAATGGCCGGACTCGGCCTGCACCCAGACGTTCCGGAAGGCGTCCGGGCACTGCGGACAGCGGGATACCGGCTGGTGACCCTGACCAACGGCTCCGCCCAGGTCGCGGAAAAACTCTTCGGCCCGGCAGGGATACGGGACCAGTTCGAACGGCTGCTTTCCGTGGAGGATGCCCCGGGATGGAAGCCTGCCCGGGCCGCCTACGACTACGCCGCCGGGGTCTGCGCGGTGGCTCCCGAGCAGATGCTGCTCGTGGCCGTGCACCCCTGGGACATCCACGGCGCAGCCCAGGCCGGCCTCGGCACTGCATGGATCAACCGGACCGGCGGAAGCTACCCTGGCTATTTCACCGCACCCGATTACACCGTCGCTTCCCTGGAAGAACTCCCCGGAGAACTGAGCGCATCCGGAGCCTGA
- a CDS encoding DUF4383 domain-containing protein: MATHTHTGTTARTNVQKASMLVGAVFLLVGILGFVPGITGNFDQLHFAGHESEAMLLGLFQVSVLHNIVHLLFGAAGIALAKTATGAKSFLLYGGIIYLVLFVYGLIVPQETAGNFVPLNGFDNGLHLLLGVGMIALALILTKGHTKAHA; the protein is encoded by the coding sequence ATGGCTACCCACACCCACACCGGCACAACAGCCCGCACCAACGTCCAGAAGGCATCGATGCTTGTCGGCGCCGTGTTCCTGCTGGTCGGCATCCTAGGCTTCGTCCCGGGCATCACCGGCAACTTCGATCAGCTGCACTTCGCCGGCCACGAATCCGAAGCCATGCTGCTGGGCCTCTTCCAGGTCTCGGTACTCCACAACATCGTCCACCTGCTCTTCGGCGCAGCAGGAATCGCCCTGGCCAAGACCGCCACCGGCGCCAAATCCTTCCTCCTCTACGGCGGCATCATCTACCTGGTCCTGTTCGTCTACGGACTGATCGTCCCCCAGGAAACAGCCGGCAACTTCGTACCCCTGAACGGCTTCGACAACGGCCTGCACCTCCTCCTCGGCGTCGGCATGATCGCCCTGGCCCTCATCCTCACCAAAGGCCACACCAAGGCACACGCCTAA
- a CDS encoding alpha/beta hydrolase — MGPIRVILLPGSVLPAQPAYGALIEALGPDVQAIAKDLELYAGDEPPPGWSLDNEIDGVLREAGARGWETFHLVGYSGGGAAALAFTTKHPGRLLSLTLLEPAWAGNWDWSPAHAELWKAYDPLDSLPPEQFMAAFARLGVKPDVVLPPPAPGSPPPWMAKRPAGIRAFLRNFKSYDLDRGRLAAFGEPVLYVLGGLSNPDEYGEIADRLAAVFPDFRLEVFEGRHHFDPPHRIEPERLAGMLRGHWERAESAQEAAG; from the coding sequence ATGGGTCCAATTCGGGTCATCCTTCTCCCCGGGAGCGTGCTCCCCGCCCAGCCCGCCTATGGGGCGCTCATTGAGGCGTTGGGACCGGATGTCCAAGCCATCGCCAAGGACCTGGAACTCTACGCCGGCGACGAGCCCCCGCCCGGCTGGAGCCTGGACAACGAGATCGACGGCGTCCTCCGTGAAGCGGGCGCCCGCGGCTGGGAGACGTTCCACCTGGTCGGCTACTCGGGCGGCGGCGCTGCGGCACTGGCATTCACCACCAAGCACCCCGGGCGCCTGCTGAGCCTGACGCTCCTAGAGCCTGCCTGGGCCGGGAACTGGGACTGGAGCCCGGCACATGCGGAGCTGTGGAAGGCCTATGACCCGCTGGATTCCCTTCCGCCCGAGCAGTTCATGGCTGCGTTCGCCCGGCTGGGAGTCAAGCCCGACGTCGTCCTTCCGCCGCCGGCGCCCGGCTCCCCGCCGCCGTGGATGGCCAAGCGGCCCGCGGGCATCCGGGCGTTCCTGCGGAACTTCAAGAGCTATGACCTGGACCGCGGGCGGCTCGCCGCCTTCGGCGAGCCGGTGCTCTACGTCCTCGGCGGCCTCAGCAACCCTGACGAGTACGGCGAGATTGCCGACAGGCTCGCTGCGGTCTTCCCTGACTTCCGCCTCGAGGTGTTCGAAGGACGCCACCATTTCGATCCCCCGCACCGGATCGAGCCCGAACGGCTGGCCGGCATGCTTCGCGGGCACTGGGAGCGGGCCGAAAGCGCACAGGAGGCAGCTGGATGA
- a CDS encoding alkaline phosphatase D family protein: MDNISRRSLLSAGLGAGLVVAWPGAAVAVSTADDAGLRTDPFLLGIASGEPWPDGFVIWTRLALDPIAEDGLGGMPSRNVAVAWEVAEDASMRKVVARGVEHARIETAHSVHVELKGLRPGREYFYRFRTGKHVSAVGRTLTSPAPHETPAALAMAFASCAQYEHGYFTAYSRLAQDHPDLVLHLGDYMYEYKKDSYVIGGGNPRDHQGPETTTLQGYRQRHAQYKSDADLQAAHAIAPWLVVWDDHEVDNNWADEVPENTDANQLNDTTERFRQRRSAAFQAYYENMPLRASSVPAGFDMKIYRTIQWGQLANFHMMDTRQYRDDQLAGDGWQKNVTERLAEDRTITGAEQETWLLDGFKNSTQRWDILGQQVFFAERDRDKAPEIDDVSMDGWDGYAASRRRITQGWVDANVRNAVVLTGDVHRNWANDLKVDYKDPASPVVGSELVCTAITSTGNGTGSTTDPTMAWNPHLKFYNDNRGYVNTRITRDAMTADFRVLDYVTTPGSPVSTKASFAIQDGVPGLHRG, encoded by the coding sequence ATGGACAACATTTCGCGCAGATCCCTCCTTTCCGCCGGCCTCGGGGCCGGGCTCGTCGTCGCCTGGCCGGGTGCCGCCGTCGCCGTTTCAACAGCGGACGACGCCGGTCTCCGCACCGATCCGTTCCTGCTGGGTATCGCCTCCGGCGAGCCGTGGCCGGACGGCTTCGTGATCTGGACCCGGCTCGCCCTGGACCCCATCGCCGAAGACGGCCTGGGCGGCATGCCCTCCCGCAACGTCGCCGTGGCCTGGGAAGTGGCCGAAGACGCCAGCATGCGCAAGGTAGTAGCCCGCGGCGTCGAGCATGCCCGGATCGAAACCGCCCACTCGGTGCACGTGGAACTCAAGGGCCTGCGCCCGGGGCGCGAATACTTCTACCGCTTCCGCACGGGCAAGCACGTCAGTGCGGTGGGCCGCACGCTCACCAGCCCGGCTCCGCACGAGACGCCGGCGGCGCTGGCCATGGCGTTCGCCAGCTGCGCGCAGTACGAGCACGGCTACTTCACCGCCTACTCGCGGCTGGCCCAGGACCACCCGGACCTGGTCCTGCACCTGGGCGACTACATGTACGAGTACAAGAAGGACAGCTACGTGATCGGCGGCGGCAACCCGCGCGACCACCAGGGCCCCGAAACCACCACCCTGCAGGGCTACCGGCAGCGGCACGCCCAGTACAAGTCCGACGCCGACCTCCAGGCCGCGCACGCGATCGCGCCGTGGCTGGTGGTGTGGGATGACCACGAGGTGGACAACAACTGGGCGGACGAGGTCCCCGAGAACACGGACGCCAACCAGCTCAACGACACCACCGAGCGGTTCCGGCAGCGCCGTTCCGCCGCGTTCCAGGCTTACTACGAGAACATGCCTCTGCGGGCCTCATCCGTGCCGGCCGGGTTCGACATGAAGATCTACCGCACCATCCAGTGGGGCCAGCTGGCAAACTTCCACATGATGGACACCCGGCAGTACCGGGACGACCAGCTCGCCGGCGACGGCTGGCAGAAGAACGTCACCGAACGCCTGGCCGAGGACCGCACCATCACCGGCGCCGAGCAGGAGACGTGGCTGCTGGACGGCTTCAAGAACTCCACCCAGCGCTGGGACATCCTGGGCCAGCAGGTGTTCTTCGCCGAAAGGGACAGGGATAAGGCGCCCGAGATCGACGACGTCTCCATGGACGGGTGGGACGGCTACGCTGCGTCGCGCCGCCGCATCACCCAGGGCTGGGTGGACGCCAACGTCCGCAACGCCGTGGTCCTCACCGGCGACGTCCACCGCAACTGGGCCAACGACCTCAAGGTCGACTACAAGGACCCCGCCTCCCCGGTGGTGGGCTCCGAACTCGTCTGCACGGCCATCACTTCCACCGGCAACGGCACCGGCTCCACCACGGACCCGACCATGGCCTGGAACCCGCACCTGAAGTTCTACAACGACAACCGCGGGTACGTGAACACCCGCATCACTCGCGATGCGATGACCGCGGACTTCCGGGTGCTGGACTACGTCACGACGCCGGGCTCCCCCGTCAGCACGAAAGCCTCCTTCGCGATCCAGGACGGCGTGCCGGGACTGCACCGGGGGTAG
- a CDS encoding SRPBCC domain-containing protein yields the protein MTAIITLTDHPEGTEYVANVRHRNNADRNMHEEMGFYDGWGTVARQLAQLAEQQAL from the coding sequence ATGACCGCGATCATCACGCTGACGGACCACCCGGAAGGTACCGAATACGTGGCCAACGTGAGGCACCGCAACAACGCAGATCGAAATATGCATGAAGAGATGGGCTTCTATGACGGGTGGGGCACCGTCGCGAGGCAACTCGCCCAACTCGCAGAGCAGCAGGCGCTGTAG
- a CDS encoding CocE/NonD family hydrolase codes for MSEDQKIFVPSHPLPAARTGLLTDFDPGTRTLEAGFQIAPQFRPLPVDVVFEKDVAVELRDGVTIHVDVFRPVGVEKVPVIVAWSPYGKGQGTSASVIGVFGLVGLDNSVVSGLEKFEAPDPAYWCAQGYAVCNPDIRGVVDSEGDSVLWDRQEGRDCYDLIEWLAEQSWCSGKVGMSGTSYLAVSQWFTAAEQPPHLAAINPWEGVSDVYRDLVMRGGMPDTGFAQQLQDGSFFGKNKKEDILAEAARYPLMNELWENKIPAFDRITVPAYIVASYSNTLHTAGTFRAWRRIASEEKWLRIHNGQEWPDYYDEANVEDLRRFFDRYLKDENNSWETTPRVRYSVLDLEGGDQVGVPADAFPPKDVVSTKFYLDARSRTLTTDVPAGESKAGYDVAANPNAVSFLTRFDQETVMVGYPKAHLWVEAEGADDMDLFVLVQKLDAYGTPLQAFTVPNQSAMAHDFTDHGATILRYKGSDGRLRASARHLDETLTTDDVPAHSFDRVQKLSPGEIVEIEIDLFPIGLAFHPGEQLRFIISSRNLLGTLMPAIREYVGANTGKHVIHTGGQHASYLQLPIQDLERSGSARRTDGPR; via the coding sequence ATGAGCGAAGACCAGAAGATTTTCGTCCCATCCCATCCGTTGCCGGCAGCCCGCACCGGTCTGTTGACCGATTTCGATCCGGGCACCCGAACCCTGGAGGCGGGCTTTCAGATAGCGCCTCAGTTCCGGCCTCTGCCGGTCGATGTTGTGTTCGAGAAGGATGTCGCCGTCGAATTGCGGGACGGCGTGACGATCCACGTTGACGTATTCCGTCCCGTCGGTGTTGAGAAAGTCCCGGTCATCGTGGCGTGGAGCCCGTACGGCAAGGGCCAGGGGACCTCCGCCAGCGTAATCGGCGTTTTTGGCCTTGTAGGCCTGGACAACAGCGTCGTTTCAGGTCTGGAAAAGTTCGAGGCCCCGGACCCGGCCTACTGGTGCGCGCAAGGGTACGCGGTATGCAACCCGGACATCCGCGGCGTGGTCGACTCCGAGGGCGACAGCGTGCTCTGGGACCGGCAGGAGGGCCGCGACTGCTACGACCTGATCGAGTGGCTGGCGGAACAGTCCTGGTGCTCCGGAAAGGTGGGCATGAGCGGCACCTCCTACCTGGCCGTCTCGCAGTGGTTCACAGCGGCCGAGCAGCCACCACACTTGGCAGCGATCAACCCGTGGGAGGGCGTGAGCGATGTCTACCGAGACCTTGTGATGCGCGGCGGCATGCCCGACACCGGCTTCGCTCAGCAACTGCAGGACGGCAGCTTCTTCGGCAAGAACAAGAAAGAAGACATCCTCGCCGAAGCTGCGCGTTACCCGCTGATGAACGAGCTGTGGGAGAACAAGATTCCCGCCTTTGACCGCATCACCGTACCGGCGTACATCGTGGCCAGCTACTCGAACACACTGCACACGGCGGGAACGTTCCGCGCCTGGCGCCGAATCGCTTCAGAGGAGAAATGGCTGCGGATCCACAACGGACAGGAATGGCCGGACTACTACGACGAAGCCAACGTAGAGGACCTGCGCCGATTCTTCGACCGCTACCTGAAAGATGAGAACAACAGTTGGGAAACCACGCCACGTGTGCGCTATTCAGTCCTCGACCTCGAAGGCGGCGACCAGGTCGGGGTACCCGCGGACGCATTCCCGCCGAAGGACGTCGTGTCCACGAAGTTCTACCTCGACGCCCGCTCGCGCACCTTGACCACCGACGTGCCGGCCGGGGAGTCCAAGGCCGGCTACGACGTTGCAGCTAACCCGAACGCGGTCTCATTCCTGACCCGGTTCGATCAGGAGACAGTGATGGTCGGCTACCCCAAAGCGCACCTCTGGGTCGAAGCCGAAGGCGCCGACGACATGGACCTGTTCGTCCTGGTGCAGAAGCTCGACGCCTACGGAACCCCTCTGCAGGCCTTCACCGTTCCCAACCAGAGCGCAATGGCGCACGACTTCACCGATCACGGAGCGACAATCCTGCGGTACAAGGGATCCGATGGGCGGCTTCGGGCGTCGGCGCGCCACCTGGACGAGACACTGACGACCGATGACGTGCCCGCGCACAGCTTCGACCGGGTCCAGAAGCTCTCGCCCGGCGAGATCGTCGAGATCGAGATTGACCTGTTCCCAATCGGTCTCGCGTTCCACCCCGGCGAGCAACTCCGCTTCATCATCAGCTCCCGCAACCTGCTCGGAACCCTAATGCCGGCTATCCGCGAGTACGTCGGCGCCAACACCGGCAAGCACGTCATCCACACCGGGGGCCAGCACGCCTCGTACCTGCAGCTGCCCATCCAGGACCTCGAACGCAGCGGAAGCGCTCGGAGGACGGACGGACCACGATGA
- a CDS encoding TetR family transcriptional regulator: MTMTDSTAPKARRGRRPGTSNTRQAILEAARARFANDGFAATTIRLVAADASVDASQVMQFYRSKDELFAAVMAIPPEALERFNTAFEGPDDDLGERVVRAYLGAWEGAHEVSEPLMAMLRGAIVNESAAEQLRSFIQSRLLEGTRERTDTDAALRAGIASSMLVGVVTGRQIIGVPTLLTAGTEELVTVLAPAIQQILVPQPPLRAEP, from the coding sequence ATGACGATGACGGACAGCACGGCACCCAAGGCGCGCCGGGGGCGGCGGCCTGGAACGTCGAACACGCGCCAGGCCATACTCGAGGCCGCACGGGCACGTTTTGCGAACGACGGGTTCGCCGCCACTACCATTCGACTCGTCGCCGCCGACGCCTCTGTCGATGCCTCTCAGGTGATGCAGTTCTACCGCTCCAAAGACGAGCTCTTCGCCGCCGTCATGGCCATTCCACCCGAGGCTCTTGAGCGGTTCAATACGGCATTCGAAGGACCCGACGACGACCTGGGCGAACGGGTCGTCCGCGCCTACCTGGGCGCATGGGAGGGCGCGCACGAAGTGTCGGAGCCCCTCATGGCAATGCTGCGCGGCGCAATCGTCAACGAAAGCGCGGCCGAGCAGCTGCGCAGCTTCATCCAGTCCCGACTCCTCGAGGGCACCCGCGAACGCACGGATACCGACGCCGCGCTGCGAGCAGGCATCGCCTCATCCATGCTCGTCGGCGTCGTCACAGGCCGGCAAATCATCGGCGTACCTACACTCCTCACGGCAGGAACCGAGGAACTGGTCACCGTCTTGGCCCCGGCCATCCAACAAATCCTGGTACCGCAACCGCCACTTCGAGCCGAACCGTAG
- a CDS encoding MarR family transcriptional regulator encodes MNGASAPNRLTGDDLTTWAALATVLEWLPPALDAPLVRGFDLTHFEYGILFALADAPDRALRMTVLASYANSSLSRLSRAISRIEGRGWVQRTRDPLDGRSTLATLTTAGLEMLEKATPVQAQTVTELVLEPLTNAQRGQLREISLRIQRAIREQEGWQPPRPFSSEAD; translated from the coding sequence ATGAATGGTGCCAGCGCCCCAAACCGTCTCACCGGAGATGACCTCACGACATGGGCGGCCCTTGCGACGGTACTGGAGTGGTTACCGCCCGCCCTCGATGCCCCTCTGGTTCGTGGTTTCGATCTCACACACTTCGAGTACGGAATCCTGTTCGCATTGGCTGACGCGCCGGATCGCGCGCTAAGGATGACCGTCCTGGCTAGTTATGCAAACAGCTCGCTCTCACGGCTTTCCCGAGCCATTTCGCGGATTGAGGGCCGAGGCTGGGTACAGCGCACTCGAGACCCCTTGGACGGGCGGTCGACCCTGGCCACCCTGACCACGGCCGGGCTGGAGATGCTCGAAAAGGCCACTCCCGTACAAGCTCAGACGGTCACCGAATTAGTCCTCGAACCTCTCACAAACGCCCAACGGGGGCAGCTGCGCGAAATCAGTCTGCGGATCCAGCGAGCCATCCGGGAACAGGAGGGATGGCAGCCTCCACGACCCTTCTCGTCCGAGGCTGATTAG
- a CDS encoding SDR family oxidoreductase, with amino-acid sequence MDMQLANKRAFISGSTQGIGYSIARALLAEGVAVVINGRDDSRVQQAVKNLESEVPGGSVAGIAADFADAAQVQRLLASLGGVDILVNNVGLFELKPFTEIPDEDWSRYFDVNVMSGVRLSRELLPGMIDAGWGRIIFLGSESGVNIPADMTHYGVTKAGMLALSNGLAKLTRGTGVTVNTILGGPTYSDGVASTVRNIAEAQRLSTEDLKAMIIGENQTSLLERFIEPDEIANLAVYLSSPLSSATNGAAMRADGGVLTTML; translated from the coding sequence ATGGATATGCAGTTGGCAAACAAACGCGCCTTCATAAGCGGCTCAACGCAGGGGATCGGGTATTCGATCGCGAGGGCTCTTCTCGCGGAGGGCGTCGCGGTGGTTATCAACGGCCGTGACGACAGCCGGGTCCAGCAAGCGGTGAAGAACCTCGAATCCGAAGTGCCTGGTGGGAGCGTGGCGGGTATTGCGGCGGACTTCGCGGACGCCGCCCAGGTGCAGCGCCTGCTCGCTTCGCTCGGCGGCGTAGACATCCTTGTCAACAACGTCGGCCTCTTCGAGCTAAAGCCGTTCACAGAAATACCCGACGAGGACTGGTCGCGCTATTTTGACGTCAACGTGATGAGCGGAGTCCGGCTGTCGCGAGAGCTGCTGCCCGGGATGATCGACGCAGGATGGGGCCGGATAATCTTTCTGGGGAGCGAATCAGGTGTAAACATACCTGCTGACATGACGCACTACGGCGTGACCAAAGCGGGGATGCTCGCTTTGAGTAACGGCCTCGCCAAGCTAACCCGCGGAACCGGCGTGACGGTCAACACGATCCTCGGCGGCCCGACCTACTCAGACGGCGTGGCCAGTACCGTCCGCAATATCGCCGAGGCGCAGAGACTCTCGACGGAAGATTTGAAAGCGATGATCATCGGCGAGAACCAGACGTCCCTCCTCGAGCGCTTCATCGAGCCTGACGAAATCGCGAACCTCGCCGTTTATCTCTCAAGCCCGCTTTCCTCCGCGACGAACGGAGCTGCCATGCGCGCCGACGGCGGAGTACTGACCACAATGCTTTGA
- a CDS encoding site-specific integrase gives MVGNSPAPGAVGLHLVGGLPLLRPDEQVFTAMLNGWRNQQLARNLAFSTIEGREKAVRAFTRHADAFPWAWSPQMVDEWLGDLRSVRNLRRSTLRNYQGSIRSFCDFVTDPVYGWAETCQERFGTHPVQVIHEWNAAVHVEEAEADPAKRAFTRDELQAFFDHADEQVGRVRGRGRKGWLPAFRDAMLFKTAYAFGLRRNEARMLDVVDFGRNPRGPEFGEYGVLYVRHGKAKKGSPPKRRSVLTVFDWSAEILQQWAEEARPLFPTAGPGALWPSERSSRVGFTQMNSRFCTYRDSLGLDQGLDFHSFRRSYVTHLIEDGWDARFVQEQVGHEHASTTSIYTCVSSDFRTRTLRRTLDATMEAALRPVRKP, from the coding sequence ATGGTCGGGAACAGCCCCGCGCCGGGGGCCGTGGGTCTGCATCTGGTCGGAGGCCTGCCCTTGCTGCGGCCGGACGAGCAGGTCTTCACGGCCATGCTGAACGGGTGGCGCAACCAGCAGCTCGCCCGGAACCTGGCGTTCTCCACGATCGAGGGCCGCGAGAAGGCGGTGCGGGCGTTCACCCGCCATGCGGATGCCTTCCCATGGGCCTGGTCACCACAGATGGTTGACGAGTGGCTGGGTGATCTGCGCTCGGTCCGGAACCTGCGCCGCTCCACGCTGCGCAACTACCAGGGGAGCATCCGCTCCTTCTGTGACTTCGTAACCGACCCCGTCTACGGCTGGGCCGAGACATGCCAGGAACGGTTCGGAACCCACCCTGTGCAGGTGATCCACGAGTGGAACGCCGCCGTGCATGTCGAGGAAGCGGAGGCGGACCCGGCCAAGCGTGCCTTCACCCGAGATGAGCTGCAGGCATTCTTCGACCACGCGGACGAACAGGTCGGCCGGGTGCGGGGGCGCGGACGAAAGGGCTGGCTGCCGGCCTTTCGTGACGCGATGCTCTTCAAGACCGCGTACGCCTTCGGTCTGCGCCGCAACGAGGCGCGGATGCTCGATGTGGTGGACTTCGGCCGCAACCCCCGGGGCCCGGAGTTCGGGGAGTACGGCGTCCTCTACGTCCGCCACGGCAAGGCGAAGAAGGGCTCCCCGCCCAAGCGCCGCAGCGTGCTGACGGTCTTCGACTGGTCGGCGGAGATCCTGCAGCAATGGGCCGAGGAGGCCCGTCCGCTGTTCCCCACCGCCGGTCCCGGAGCCTTATGGCCCTCGGAACGCTCCTCACGGGTGGGCTTCACCCAGATGAACAGCCGCTTCTGCACCTACCGGGACAGCCTTGGCCTGGATCAGGGTCTGGATTTTCATTCGTTTCGGCGCTCCTACGTCACGCACCTGATCGAGGACGGCTGGGACGCCCGGTTCGTCCAGGAACAGGTCGGCCACGAGCACGCGTCCACCACCTCGATCTACACCTGCGTCTCCTCTGACTTCCGCACCCGAACTCTCCGCAGGACCCTGGACGCCACGATGGAGGCCGCCCTGCGGCCAGTAAGGAAACCCTGA
- a CDS encoding helix-turn-helix transcriptional regulator, whose translation MKRHVSYQWRLREVMATRGIFTASDLSPLLAQRGIELSSVQVWRLVTQIPERLSLPVLAALCDILEVTPAELIATRAEAVTPRRTAGAGAEVVDLAATIRPKRARITPER comes from the coding sequence ATGAAACGTCATGTCAGTTACCAGTGGCGGCTGCGCGAGGTGATGGCCACCCGCGGGATCTTCACTGCCTCGGATCTGTCCCCCCTGCTGGCCCAGCGCGGCATCGAGCTGTCCTCGGTGCAGGTCTGGCGGCTGGTCACCCAGATCCCCGAGCGGCTCTCGCTGCCGGTCCTCGCCGCGCTCTGCGACATCCTGGAGGTGACCCCCGCGGAGCTTATCGCCACCAGAGCGGAGGCCGTGACACCGCGCCGCACGGCCGGCGCGGGTGCCGAGGTCGTGGACCTTGCCGCCACCATCCGGCCCAAGCGGGCCAGGATCACCCCCGAGCGGTGA